A stretch of DNA from Bernardetia sp.:
ATAGAGTAACCATTACGGTTTATCATACTGAAGAACTAAATGGTCTTTCTATGGCTGGTTCGGGCTCAATAGAATGGGATGGTTCACTTCATAGCTCTCGTTTAGACATTAATGTAGCAGGCTCTGGAAAAGTATGTGGACGTGTGGCACTTTCAGATTTAGATGTTGATATTGCAGGCTCTGGAAAAGTATGTTTGAAAGGGGCAGCAAGCACACAAGACATAAGCATTGCAGGCTCTGGGGACTATGAAGCAGACGAACTCAAAACTGAAAAAACTGAAATTAGAATTTCTGGTTCGGGTGATGCAGAAGTGTATGTTACCAAATCATTAGAAGCAAAAATTTCTGGTTCGGGTGATGTTCGCTACGAAACTGGAGGTAACAATTTGGAAAGAAAAATTGTAAAAGTTAGTGGTTCTGGAAAAGTACGAAAAAGCTAAATCACAACTATTTCTATCTATAAAAACTCTTCAAATTCTGTATAAGAACTTGAAGAGTTTTTTATTGTGCCAATCTCAACAATGCTGATTGTTCCTGTACAAAACTTTTACTTTGTTAGTCAAACAATTAGCTTTTCATAGCATAAAAACAAAACAGATAAAAATTGTTTCTACTCACAAAATCTGTTATCTTAGAAAAATTTTATCAAAATAATTCATCAAACTTAACTCTAGCATAGCTATGGAAAATGGAAAGCCAGCCTACGCACATCCAATGATGCGTGAAGATGCTCTTAAAGGAAAAACAATCGTCGTTACAGGTGGAGGAACAGGTTTAGGACGTGCGATGGGAACATATTTTTTGAAATTAGGCGC
This window harbors:
- a CDS encoding head GIN domain-containing protein; the protein is MKTLNHKLTAFVFAFALFFTFSTAFAQETRSVGKFDAVSSAGSFDVRIVKSSKNEVKIEGADDDLLEKLETEVTGDRLRIGIKKGLNWRSNGSNRVTITVYHTEELNGLSMAGSGSIEWDGSLHSSRLDINVAGSGKVCGRVALSDLDVDIAGSGKVCLKGAASTQDISIAGSGDYEADELKTEKTEIRISGSGDAEVYVTKSLEAKISGSGDVRYETGGNNLERKIVKVSGSGKVRKS